One genomic region from Haloprofundus salinisoli encodes:
- a CDS encoding CBS domain-containing protein: MDDIFAARLMSTSLCTVTPDTLVEEAAKTMMDSDIGSVLVVDEENHLEGILTSTDFVQIVAERQPKDETPVSAYMSRDPITTTAQTPIRDVADSMIEHGFHHLPVVDGDDLIGIITTTDFAAYLSQARTPSPT; the protein is encoded by the coding sequence ATGGACGATATCTTCGCCGCTCGGCTGATGTCAACGTCGCTGTGCACGGTCACGCCCGACACGCTCGTCGAGGAGGCGGCCAAGACGATGATGGACAGCGACATCGGCTCGGTGCTCGTCGTCGACGAGGAGAACCATCTCGAAGGCATCCTCACCTCCACCGACTTCGTCCAGATCGTCGCCGAGCGACAACCGAAAGACGAGACTCCGGTGTCGGCGTACATGTCGCGCGACCCCATCACGACGACCGCGCAGACGCCGATCAGAGACGTCGCCGACAGTATGATCGAACACGGCTTCCATCACCTGCCGGTCGTCGACGGCGACGACCTCATCGGTATCATCACCACGACGGACTTCGCGGCGTACCTCTCGCAGGCTCGGACGCCGAGTCCGACGTAG
- the sufS gene encoding bifunctional cysteine desulfurase/selenocysteine lyase SufS, translating to MSTQESYPIDVDAIREDFPILKRKVGGDVTIPGPDEGDDTPLVYLDNGATSQKPDQVVDAIADYYRTYNSNVHRGIHHLSQEASVAYEEAHDRVAEFIGAEGREEVIFTKSTTESENLVAYAWGLNELGPDDSVVLTQMEHHASLVTWQQIGKKTGADVRFIRVDDEGRLDMDHARELVDDSTKMVSVVHVSNTLGTINPVSELADLAHDHGAYIFVDGAQSVPNRPVDVQAIDADFFAFSGHKMCGPTGIGVLYGKQEILETMEPYLYGGDMIRRVSYDDASWEDLPWKFEAGTPVIAQGIGLHAAINYLDDIGMENIQAHEEQLAEYAYDELTAFDDVEIYGPPGDDRGGLVAFNLDGVHAHDLSSIVNDYGVAIRAGDHCTQPLHQTLGIAASTRASFYLYNTREEIDVLVNAVDEARQLFG from the coding sequence ATGAGTACGCAGGAGTCGTACCCCATCGACGTCGACGCGATCCGCGAGGACTTTCCCATCCTGAAGCGGAAGGTCGGCGGCGACGTGACGATACCCGGTCCCGACGAGGGCGACGACACGCCGTTGGTCTACCTCGACAACGGCGCGACGAGTCAGAAGCCCGACCAGGTCGTCGACGCCATCGCCGACTACTACCGCACCTACAACTCGAACGTCCACCGCGGCATCCACCACCTCAGTCAGGAAGCGTCGGTGGCGTACGAGGAAGCACACGACCGCGTCGCGGAGTTCATCGGCGCGGAGGGTCGAGAAGAGGTCATCTTCACGAAGAGCACCACCGAGAGCGAGAACCTCGTCGCCTACGCGTGGGGGCTGAACGAACTCGGCCCCGACGACAGCGTCGTCCTCACGCAGATGGAGCACCACGCCTCGCTCGTCACGTGGCAGCAGATCGGCAAGAAGACGGGCGCTGACGTCCGATTCATCCGCGTCGACGACGAGGGCCGACTCGACATGGACCACGCGCGCGAACTCGTCGACGACTCGACGAAGATGGTGAGCGTCGTCCACGTCTCGAACACGCTTGGAACGATTAACCCGGTCTCGGAGCTCGCCGACCTCGCGCACGACCACGGCGCGTACATCTTCGTCGACGGCGCGCAGTCGGTGCCGAACCGACCGGTCGACGTGCAGGCCATCGACGCCGACTTCTTCGCTTTCTCTGGGCACAAGATGTGCGGCCCGACCGGTATCGGCGTCCTCTACGGGAAGCAGGAGATTCTCGAAACGATGGAGCCGTATCTGTACGGCGGCGACATGATTCGGCGCGTCAGCTACGACGACGCCTCGTGGGAGGACCTCCCGTGGAAGTTCGAAGCCGGCACGCCCGTCATCGCTCAGGGAATCGGCCTCCACGCCGCCATCAACTACCTCGACGACATCGGGATGGAGAACATCCAGGCCCACGAGGAGCAACTGGCCGAGTACGCCTACGACGAACTGACCGCGTTCGACGACGTGGAGATCTACGGCCCGCCGGGCGACGACCGCGGCGGCCTCGTCGCGTTCAACCTCGACGGCGTCCACGCCCACGACCTTTCCAGCATCGTCAACGACTACGGCGTCGCCATCCGCGCGGGCGACCACTGTACGCAACCGCTGCACCAGACGCTCGGCATCGCGGCCTCCACGCGCGCGTCGTTCTATCTGTACAACACGCGCGAGGAGATAGACGTCTTGGTCAACGCAGTGGACGAGGCGCGACAGCTGTTCGGCTGA